One window of the Rhodococcus sovatensis genome contains the following:
- a CDS encoding enoyl-CoA hydratase produces the protein MIGQSRDGDVVTLELRRPERRNALDTALCVELREGVEAAVESGARVIVITGQGSSFCAGADLEGDSFPEEFPEALERLLRAVDSAPVPVVAAVNGPAVGGGTQLAIACDLRVVADGAFFEIPSTRLGIAVNNWTIKRLASLAGGGVARTILIGGERLDADAAFVSGLANKRGDLAVALEWASAITELAPLALRHLKLVFNDDGSHDEPTPDQWAAFGAAWTSEDMKEARLARKEKRKPKFLGR, from the coding sequence ATGATCGGACAGTCTCGTGACGGCGACGTCGTCACCCTAGAACTCAGGCGTCCCGAGCGGCGCAATGCACTCGACACCGCCCTCTGCGTCGAGCTCCGCGAGGGAGTCGAGGCAGCCGTCGAATCCGGCGCGCGTGTCATCGTGATCACCGGCCAGGGTTCGAGCTTCTGTGCGGGAGCCGATCTGGAGGGTGACAGTTTCCCGGAGGAGTTCCCCGAGGCGCTGGAGCGGCTCCTCAGGGCGGTCGACAGCGCCCCCGTGCCTGTCGTTGCCGCTGTCAACGGCCCGGCGGTCGGCGGCGGGACGCAGCTCGCCATCGCGTGCGATCTGCGGGTCGTCGCCGACGGTGCATTCTTCGAAATTCCGTCGACTCGGCTCGGTATCGCGGTCAACAACTGGACCATCAAGAGGCTGGCATCGCTCGCAGGCGGGGGCGTCGCGCGGACCATTCTGATCGGCGGTGAGCGTCTCGACGCCGATGCCGCCTTCGTCAGTGGTCTCGCCAACAAGCGCGGTGATCTGGCCGTCGCACTGGAATGGGCGTCGGCGATCACCGAACTCGCGCCCCTGGCGTTGAGGCATCTCAAGCTCGTGTTCAACGACGACGGCTCCCACGACGAGCCGACGCCGGATCAGTGGGCCGCGTTCGGTGCTGCGTGGACGAGCGAGGACATGAAGGAAGCGCGCCTCGCGCGTAAAGAGAAACGCAAGCCGAAGTTCCTCGGACGTTGA
- a CDS encoding FHA domain-containing protein — protein MVLGDRESARLQYEGDGGVRREVLLSPDRARLTLGRSSQADISFADDSEVSRLHAAVEWMAGHWTIVDDGLSRNGTYVGGDRLTGRRRLRHGDTIRIGTSLLTFHDFSGIGDEATRIASEMPDTRSLTETQRAVLVALCRPYKHNATFANPASNQQIATEIFLSVDAVKTHLRVLFAKFGVEDLPQNVKRVRLAERAIQSGVISQRDL, from the coding sequence GTGGTTCTTGGTGACCGGGAGAGCGCGCGTCTGCAGTACGAGGGTGACGGCGGGGTGCGGCGCGAAGTGCTGCTCTCACCCGATCGCGCCCGGCTGACCCTGGGCCGATCGTCGCAGGCAGACATCTCGTTCGCAGACGACAGCGAGGTGTCCCGGCTGCATGCGGCGGTCGAGTGGATGGCAGGGCACTGGACCATCGTCGACGACGGCCTTTCGCGCAACGGCACCTACGTGGGCGGGGACAGGCTCACCGGTAGACGACGGCTGCGGCACGGCGACACCATTCGCATCGGCACGTCCCTGCTCACGTTCCACGACTTCTCCGGCATCGGTGACGAGGCAACCCGGATCGCGTCGGAGATGCCGGACACTCGATCGCTCACCGAGACACAGCGGGCAGTTCTCGTTGCGCTGTGTCGCCCGTACAAACACAACGCAACGTTCGCGAACCCGGCGTCGAATCAACAGATCGCGACCGAGATATTCCTCAGCGTCGACGCCGTCAAGACACACCTGCGGGTGCTGTTCGCCAAATTCGGAGTCGAGGATCTGCCGCAGAACGTCAAGCGGGTCAGACTGGCCGAGCGCGCGATCCAGAGTGGAGTGATCTCACAGCGCGATCTCTAG
- a CDS encoding alpha/beta hydrolase, with translation MSERTRSRSRGRSTVVTDDGTALAVYETGAQDASMTVVFVHGHCLAKESWLDVAAALEKTWGEDIRMVSYDHRGHGSSSAADTGSYTIEQLGRDLGAIVRTMIPTGKYVLVGHSMGGMTIMSYVRQHLAELGDRLVGVGLVATAAHGIAEEGIGACLAHPAVSLFRTVVRRAPRVMGASKRLSRGICAPIVRAAGCGSRRVSPRVVALASAMLNETSVVTMAGFLGSLHDFDESKSLSALAVVPTMVLCGSDDLMTPLLHSKAIADSLPAARLVTVDKAGHMVILERATEVAEAIGVLLDQTSMRAQTSMRAQTSVRAPLEIAL, from the coding sequence ATGAGCGAGCGAACACGCAGTAGAAGCCGCGGTCGATCCACAGTGGTCACCGACGACGGCACCGCTCTCGCCGTGTACGAAACAGGCGCGCAGGATGCCTCCATGACCGTCGTCTTCGTGCACGGCCACTGTCTCGCCAAGGAGTCGTGGCTCGACGTGGCCGCGGCGCTGGAGAAGACGTGGGGCGAGGACATTCGCATGGTCTCCTACGACCACCGCGGCCACGGTTCGTCCTCTGCCGCCGATACCGGCTCGTACACCATCGAGCAGCTGGGACGCGATCTCGGAGCGATCGTCAGAACGATGATTCCCACCGGAAAATACGTCCTTGTCGGCCATTCCATGGGCGGAATGACGATCATGTCCTACGTCCGGCAGCACCTCGCAGAGCTCGGCGATCGTCTCGTGGGCGTCGGGCTGGTGGCGACGGCAGCACACGGTATCGCCGAGGAGGGAATCGGCGCGTGCCTAGCGCATCCGGCGGTCTCACTGTTCCGAACCGTCGTGCGACGGGCGCCACGAGTGATGGGCGCATCGAAGCGCCTGAGCAGGGGAATTTGCGCACCGATCGTGCGCGCGGCCGGCTGCGGATCACGTCGAGTGAGTCCCCGAGTCGTCGCATTGGCGTCGGCGATGCTCAACGAGACGTCGGTCGTCACGATGGCAGGCTTCCTGGGCTCACTGCACGATTTCGACGAATCGAAGTCTCTGTCGGCTCTCGCCGTCGTGCCGACAATGGTCCTGTGTGGGTCGGACGACCTCATGACCCCACTGCTCCACTCGAAGGCAATCGCCGACAGCCTCCCCGCCGCTCGACTGGTCACGGTCGACAAAGCCGGACACATGGTGATCCTCGAGCGTGCGACGGAGGTCGCCGAAGCGATCGGTGTACTCCTCGACCAGACGTCCATGCGAGCCCAGACGTCCATGCGAGCCCAGACGTCCGTGCGAGCACCGCTAGAGATCGCGCTGTGA
- the shbA gene encoding RNA polymerase sigma factor ShbA, translating into MTNDDIVDMLEARVPLAVGGDLAALSDLIGLVRPKLKRYCATRVSNSEVVADDVVQDVCLALVSAIPKYRDVGKPFMAFVYGIAAHKIADAGRKAASRRAYSLELVIEEPFTEESPESHAVEGELRTHAQALMNTLPPRHRKIVLMRVIWGMTAPQTGRALGMSAGAVRVAQHRAMNQLRAELSNFSLLTA; encoded by the coding sequence ATGACGAACGACGACATCGTGGACATGCTCGAGGCGCGGGTTCCACTCGCGGTGGGCGGGGACTTGGCAGCTCTCTCCGACTTGATCGGGTTGGTCAGGCCCAAGCTGAAGCGTTACTGCGCGACTCGCGTGAGTAATTCGGAGGTAGTGGCAGACGACGTCGTTCAGGATGTCTGTCTCGCTCTCGTCTCGGCGATTCCGAAATATCGCGACGTCGGCAAGCCCTTCATGGCGTTCGTGTACGGCATTGCAGCGCACAAGATCGCCGATGCCGGACGAAAAGCCGCGTCACGTCGTGCGTATTCGCTCGAATTGGTGATCGAGGAGCCATTCACCGAGGAGTCCCCGGAGTCGCATGCCGTCGAAGGCGAATTGCGAACCCATGCACAGGCTTTGATGAACACCTTGCCGCCGAGGCATCGAAAGATCGTTCTGATGCGGGTGATATGGGGAATGACGGCCCCCCAGACCGGTCGAGCCCTGGGAATGAGTGCGGGCGCAGTTCGAGTCGCGCAGCACCGCGCCATGAATCAGCTGCGTGCGGAACTGTCGAACTTTTCGTTGCTGACGGCGTGA
- a CDS encoding methyltransferase family protein yields MSVETGLSVAALRSFAALVPMLLAGALWLTATPRVRGAAFLALLWNLVALLLVNALAVQQQWWSFGTEGTMWAAVAVDVVLGWAALWGAVPILSMEWVRPEVTVCVLVVADVLAMGSLRPLVALESTWWWGEMLAVSVALVPGVVLGVLTVRERALRVRASLQVVLFGTLIGFVIPTVAFELSGTGWFVRLREVGGVFDWLLIQFGVLISILALRAVAEFATVGGGTPFPWDPPKRMVVTGPYAYVTNPMQLSAVALLVIAAALFREPSIAVAAVIGVAFSAGLAAWHERTELDDRFGSAWLEYRASVREWRPRWTPVGLAPATLYASVTCDPCSSVGPWFERRAPVGLVVAAAETHSDALTRVRYEGAVTLTGTRAVAAALEHVSLGWALVGWTMRAPALGWFLQLLVDACGGGPRTIDASD; encoded by the coding sequence GTGAGTGTCGAGACCGGTCTGTCCGTCGCAGCGCTCCGTTCTTTCGCTGCCCTGGTGCCGATGCTGCTCGCCGGGGCGCTGTGGCTGACTGCGACTCCTCGGGTCCGAGGGGCCGCCTTCCTGGCGCTGCTGTGGAACCTCGTGGCGCTGCTTCTGGTGAATGCTCTTGCCGTTCAGCAACAGTGGTGGAGCTTCGGCACCGAGGGCACTATGTGGGCTGCGGTGGCCGTAGATGTGGTTCTGGGATGGGCTGCGCTGTGGGGCGCAGTGCCGATCTTGTCGATGGAGTGGGTGAGACCCGAAGTCACCGTGTGTGTCCTGGTTGTCGCCGACGTCCTGGCGATGGGGAGTTTACGTCCGCTCGTCGCGCTGGAGTCGACGTGGTGGTGGGGCGAGATGCTTGCCGTTTCGGTCGCGTTGGTGCCCGGAGTCGTACTCGGGGTTCTGACTGTGCGCGAGCGCGCACTTCGAGTGCGGGCGAGTCTGCAGGTCGTCCTTTTCGGCACGCTGATCGGCTTTGTGATTCCCACGGTGGCGTTCGAGCTCAGTGGAACCGGTTGGTTCGTCCGCCTGCGGGAGGTGGGCGGCGTGTTCGATTGGCTCCTGATTCAATTCGGTGTCCTGATATCGATTCTCGCGCTGCGTGCCGTCGCCGAATTCGCGACAGTGGGCGGTGGTACTCCGTTCCCGTGGGATCCGCCGAAACGAATGGTGGTCACCGGGCCGTACGCGTACGTGACCAACCCGATGCAACTCTCTGCCGTCGCACTTCTCGTGATCGCTGCGGCTCTGTTTCGGGAACCCTCGATCGCCGTGGCCGCCGTCATCGGCGTTGCTTTCAGTGCAGGTCTTGCGGCCTGGCACGAGCGCACCGAGCTCGACGACCGATTCGGTTCGGCGTGGCTCGAGTACCGCGCGTCCGTCCGAGAGTGGAGACCGCGATGGACACCCGTGGGCCTGGCGCCGGCAACCCTGTACGCATCGGTCACGTGCGACCCGTGTTCGAGCGTCGGACCATGGTTCGAACGCAGGGCGCCGGTCGGACTCGTCGTCGCGGCAGCGGAAACTCATTCCGACGCGTTGACCCGGGTGCGATACGAGGGAGCGGTCACGCTGACCGGCACCCGCGCGGTCGCAGCCGCGCTCGAACATGTGTCGCTGGGGTGGGCGCTGGTGGGGTGGACGATGCGCGCGCCGGCTCTCGGATGGTTTCTGCAACTGTTGGTCGACGCCTGTGGGGGAGGTCCGCGCACGATCGACGCGTCCGATTAG
- a CDS encoding crotonase/enoyl-CoA hydratase family protein, translating into MTEPLLIERRDDVLLWTLNNPDARNPISEIETIDALEDAVLAANRDPSVRVAILTGAGSAFSSGGNVKHMRDKEGMFGGSPAELRQGYRHGIQRIPKALYHCEIPTIAAVNGAAIGAGCDLALMCDLRIASTTAKFAESFVKVGIIPGDGGAWLLPRAVGMARASEMAFTGEAIDAATALDWGLVSQVVEPNELLAAAHALADRVAANPPQVLRMTKKLLREGQHQSLDSLLELSAAFQAIAHTTSDHSEAVNAMLERRDPRFEGR; encoded by the coding sequence ATGACCGAACCGCTGTTGATCGAACGCCGTGACGACGTCCTGCTCTGGACGCTGAACAATCCGGACGCCCGGAATCCGATCTCGGAAATCGAGACGATCGATGCCCTCGAAGACGCGGTGCTGGCCGCGAACCGCGATCCCAGCGTGCGCGTCGCGATTCTGACTGGGGCCGGCTCGGCGTTCTCCTCCGGCGGCAACGTCAAACACATGCGCGACAAGGAAGGGATGTTCGGCGGGAGTCCGGCGGAGCTACGGCAGGGCTACCGACACGGAATCCAACGCATTCCGAAAGCGCTGTACCACTGTGAGATCCCGACGATCGCGGCCGTCAACGGCGCTGCGATCGGCGCGGGTTGCGACCTGGCCTTGATGTGCGATCTGCGCATCGCGTCGACGACGGCCAAGTTCGCCGAGAGTTTCGTCAAAGTCGGCATCATCCCCGGCGACGGCGGCGCATGGCTTCTCCCCCGCGCAGTCGGGATGGCAAGAGCGAGCGAAATGGCCTTCACCGGTGAGGCAATCGACGCCGCGACGGCGCTGGACTGGGGACTGGTATCACAAGTTGTCGAACCCAACGAGCTTCTTGCCGCTGCACACGCCTTGGCCGATCGCGTAGCTGCCAACCCGCCGCAGGTTCTGCGGATGACCAAGAAGCTGCTGAGGGAAGGGCAGCACCAGAGCCTGGACAGTCTCCTGGAGCTCTCCGCGGCATTTCAGGCCATTGCGCACACGACGTCGGATCACTCCGAGGCTGTGAACGCGATGCTCGAACGCAGGGATCCGAGGTTCGAGGGTAGGTAG